In Erigeron canadensis isolate Cc75 chromosome 1, C_canadensis_v1, whole genome shotgun sequence, a single window of DNA contains:
- the LOC122584333 gene encoding uncharacterized protein LOC122584333, translating into MAAVSKTRSIIEGFVRDGSFKWLLKSRSPFHEEFEEMKLSPSADRNWVFELSPVANIVVRRCSKILDIPTRELQDIFNREASDATKDPSLYARNFLEYSCFRALAVSTQVNGYMEDKKFRRLTFDMMLAWEVPDTASQPTMDIEEDASVGIEAFSRIAPAVPVIADVIISDYIFEFLTTSTGGRLQYSTFDKYLIGLDRALRKLKSQSESSLLSSQRSERGEKILEMDGTVTTQPVLQHVGISTWPGRLTLTDHAMYFEALRVVSYDKPTVYELADDLKQFVKPELTGPWGTRLFDKAFLYKSVSISEAVVMELPELKGHARRDYWLAIIREILYAHRFIRKFQIMGVARDETLLKAIYGIVRMQALKDMSSPIPLCFEAGLMFNACDQLPGGDRILETLATSRNSSITSGMFSISATTMASSYGLVFGTTSNESGIVVGDVSVGMLTPLEKAVKESRSSYKMVANAQATVDGVKVEGIDTNLAVMKELLYPVTELGNRLVKLFYWEEPVMSLSFCLVFTYVIYGGLISYVFASLLGFLALFILMTRWSSRGRPVDEFKVIAPPPMNTMEQLLAVQNAISQAEELIQDGNVVLLKLRGLLLSIFPQASDRFAVALVIIAVFVAFVPMRFVILAVFLEEFTKYSPIRTPSTERWSRRLREWWFSIPAAPVVLEIVKEDKKKK; encoded by the exons ATGGCTGCAGTCAGCAAAACCAGAAGTATTATTGAGGGTTTTGTGAGAGATGGATCATTTAAATGGTTATTGAAAAGCCGAAGTCCATTTCATGAAGAGTTTGAGGAGATGAAACTGTCTCCATCTGCTGACAGAAACTGGGTATTTGAGTTATCTCCCGTGGCCAATATAGTTGTCCGGCGATGTTCAAA AATCCTTGACATTCCTACTCGTGAGCTTCAAGATATCTTTAATCGGGAGGCTTCTGATGCTACAAAAGATCCGTCACTGTATGCCAGGAATTTTCTAGAATATTCATGTTTCAGGGCTCTTGCTGTGTCCACACAAGTGAACGGTTACATGGAGGACAAAAAATTTCGACGTCTAACATTTGATATGATGCTTGCTTGGGAGGTTCCTGATACTGCTAGTCAGCCCACTATGGAT ATAGAAGAGGATGCAAGTGTGGGGATAGAGGCCTTCTCCCGGATCGCACCAGCGGTTCCTGTTATAGCTGATGTCATCATCAGCGactatatatttgaatttcttaCAACATCGACCGGAGGGCGGCTTCAATATTCTACCTTCGACAAATACCTTATTGGGTTGGATAG GGCTTTGAGAAAACTAAAATCTCAGTCAGAGTCATCTCTCCTTTCATCCCAAAGATCTGAAAGAGGGGAAAAAATTCTGGAAATGGATGGCACGGTAACTACCCAGCCTGTTCTTCAACATGTAGGGATCTCAACATGGCCTG GCAGGTTAACTCTGACAGATCATGCTATGTACTTTGAGGCTCTTCGGGTTGTATCTTATGACAAGCCAACAGTTTATGAGTTGGCTGATGATTTGAAGCAGTTTGTGAAGCCAGAGTTGACTGGTCCATGGGGAACCAGACTTTTTGACAAAGCCTTCTTATATAAATCAGTTTCCAT ATCAGAAGCAGTTGTTATGGAGCTTCCTGAGCTAAAGGGGCATGCTCGGCGTGACTACTGGCTAGCTATCATACGTGAAATTTTATATGCCCACAGATTTATACGCAAGTTCCAGATTATGGGTGTTGCAAGGGATGAAACACTCCTGAAAGCAATATATGGAATTGTACGGATGCAAGCTCTCAAAGACATGAGTTCTCCAATCCCGTTGTGCTTTGAGGCTGGTCTTATGTTCAATGCTTGTGATCAACTTCCAGGTGGAGATCGAATACTGGAAACACTTGCAACCAGCAGAAATAGCAGTATCACAAGTGGAATGTTTTCAATTTCAGCTACCACCATGGCTTCTAGCTATGGATTAGTGTTTGGTACAACTTCTAACGAATCTGGAATTGTTGTTGGAGATGTAAGTGTTGGAATGCTAACTCCATTAGAGAAAGCTGTTAAGGAATCCAGAAGCAGTTACAAGATGGTTGCCAATGCACAAGCCACGGTCGATGGAGTCAAAGTTGAAGGAATCGATACCAATTTGGCTGTCATGAAG GAGTTGCTCTATCCAGTTACTGAACTTGGGAATCGTCTTGTCAAATTATTTTACTGGGAAGAGCCTGTGATGTCACTTTCTTTTTGTCTGGTATTTACTTACGTCATTTATGG GGGATTAATTTCTTATGTCTTTGCGTCATTGCTTGGCTTTCTTGCACTTTTTATTCTAATGACACGATGGTCTAGTCGAGGACGGCCAGTGGATGAGTTTAAGGTGATAGCACCACCGCCAATGAACACAATGGAGCAGCTCTTGGCCGTCCAAAACGCAATTTCTCAGGCTGAAGAACTAATCCAAGATGGGAATGTTGTTCTTCTCAAACTACGTGGTCTTCTGTTGTCCATATTTCCACAG GCAAGTGATCGATTTGCAGTTGCACTTGTGATTATCGCTGTATTTGTGGCGTTTGTACCCATGAGATTTGTAATTTTGGCTGTGTTCTTGGAGGAATTCACAAAGTACTCTCCTATAAGGACACCAAGCACAGAAAGATGGAGTCGGAGATTGAGAGAGTGGTGGTTTAGCATACCGGCAGCTCCTGTCGTACTGGAAATAGTTAAAGAAGACAAGAAAAAGAAGTAA